The following are from one region of the Fusarium verticillioides 7600 chromosome 1, whole genome shotgun sequence genome:
- a CDS encoding hypothetical protein (At least one base has a quality score < 10) encodes MPTSVNGAYRSLLRGQFRLMRLGTDLDSPVSGHLEDTVLANAPPYYAVSHAWSPGVSVKAIPQSNQIQLSHDLAICVRRLQIFSVENSGLDPRVTHIWIDSICINQQDLHERSQQVAMMGRIYSQSVRTLIWLGEAQLPSIHVAWNLIADIYTVFRKQNPRAKALSEIPVRTYDKSAHIASGLPPLNDSQWEYIKVLTELRWFTRIWVVQEVVLSQEDPIILHGDCHYAWESLGWAVGWLRRSGYLRLPQIPEQLRNVDTISNLRRAQTRWPLAALMSITQVKFTAPAQRDKVYGVLGLALEGDASELPEELKPDYTIDTATLYQRVARFLLKRKHSLAVLTRARGIDGTETRNRRVNDLALPSWCPDWSDFASYNEGISTSFAYIEYSNILKPARLWFPNQYRAADGLELSLHSPESGFENSSILQLEGFRVDQVAHVHRFNIDSSPHGQTPDEFDAKMAPIINLSLSFTPLNDALTWMEQFIRTTTASQHYLCGKGMGQSISDGASWLYGFLNRREDTAWPLHQQTSNDMVKLQIHEASTDGIEEDYIALRPESGNCSISERTCHYAPPRKLKTGTSPYETECTTDSAFPAASVFEDLPVSSPLDLHDIESEDISTLGHLNLLYHVQENMTDWMMVTDRLQPLASGCMTTSLKTPYLMNQLLALSAMHLKTIDKQAAGSYINTAAHLRHQALRGFNKCLGDTSKSNSTSQFFFASLLALHYLAETVAGLPDQDFATTLNCLVNYVRLHRGARVMGERASTGFVNCKISQWLIDASKEEFYDSHAASADYAALVLMLETSELNHESRKAGEEATEALGFVMRRI; translated from the exons ATGCCTACCTCAGTCAACGGTGCGTATCGCTCTTTATTGCGCGGTCAATTCCGATTGATGCGCTTGGGCACAGATCTTGATAGCCCTGTTTCTGGGCATTTGGAAGACACCGTACTGGCCAACGCCCCGCCATATTATGCTGTAAGTCACGCTTGGTCTCCAGGTGTCTCTGTAAAGGCGATACCGCAAAGCAACCAAATACAGCTCTCCCATGATCTTGCGATCTGTGTTCGACGCCTGCAGATATTCAGCGTTGAAAACAGTGGCCTTGACCCTCGGGTCACTCACATATGGATCGATAGCATCTGTATCAATCAACAAGATTTGCACGAGCGATCACAACAagtggccatgatgggaaGGATATACAGTCAGTCTGTGAGAACTCTGATATGGCTTGGAGAGGCGCAATTACCATCAATTCATGTCGCATGGAACCTGATTGCCGATATCTATACTGTTTTTCGAAAACAAAACCCACGAGCGAAAGCTCTGTCTGAGATACCTGTCCGCACTTACGACAAAAGCGCACATATTGCATCAGGCTTACCTCCATTGAACGATAGCCAATGGGAGTACATCAAGGTCTTGACGGAGCTGAGGTGGTTCACCAGAATATGggttgttcaagaagtcgTTCTCTCGCAAGAAGATCCAATCATCCTCCATGGAGACTGCCACTACGCTTGGGAGTCTTTAGGCTGGGCGGTAGGATGGTTGCGGAGATCAGGGTATCTACGACTTCCTCAGATTCCCGAGCAGCTAAGAAATGTCGACACGATCTCTAATCTTCGACGCGCCCAAACGCGCTGGCCCCTTGCCGCCTTGATGTCAATCACACAAGTCAAGTTTACCGCTCCCGCCCAGAGAGATAAGGTCTATGGCGTCTTGGGTCTAGCACTCGAGGGTGACGCCTCAGAATTGCCAGAAGAGCTCAAACCAGACTACACTATCGACACGGCGACTTTATATCAACGAGTAGCAAGGTTCTTGCTGAAAAGAAAGCATTCCCTTGCTGTTCTCACTCGCGCTCGGGGTATAGACGGGACGGAGACGAGGAACCGGCGTGTAAACGACCTGGCTCTCCCTTCTTGGTGCCCTGACTGGAGCGACTTCGCTTCATACAATGAAGGAATCTCGACAAGCTTTGCGTACATAGAATACTCGAACATTTTGAAGCCGGCAAGGCTCTGGTTTCCCAACCAGTACAGAGCCGCTGATGGCTTAGAATTAAGCCTCCATAGCCCAGAATCAGGTTTTGAGAACAGTTCGATTCTACAACTTGAAGGCTTCAGGGTCGATCAAGTGGCTCATGTCCATCGGTTCAACATTGACTCATCTCCTCATGGGCAAACACCTGATGAATTTGACGCGAAAATGGCACCAATCATAaatttgtccttgtccttcaCTCCACTCAACGATGCACTCACATGGATGGAACAGTTcatcagaacaacaacagccagtCAGCATTATCTGTGTGGCAAAGGCATGGGCCAAAGCATCTCGGACGGTGCATCGTGGCTATACGGCTTTTTAAACCGTCGAGAGGATACGGCATGGccgcttcatcaacaaacgAGCAATGATATGGTGAAATTGCAGATTCATGAGGCGTCAACAGATGGTATCGAAGAAGACTATATAGCTCTT CGACCAGAATCCGGTAACTGCTCTATTTCTGAGAGAACATGTCACTATGCACCGCCGCGGAAACTCAAAACTGGCACTTCTCCTTACGAAACAGAATGTACGACAGATTCTGCTTTCCCAGCAGCCAGTGTATTTGAAGACTTACCAGTTTCCTCACCCCTGGACCTACATGACATTGAGTCCGAGGACATCTCCACTCTTGGCCACTTGAATCTGCTCTACCATGTTCAAGAAAACATGACAGATTGGATGATGGTGACGGACCGGCTTCAGCCACTCGCCAGCGGCTGCATGACCACGTCATTAAAAACGCCTTATCTAATGAATCAGCTTCTCGCTTTATCTGCGATGCACCTCAAGACTATCGACAAACAAGCGGCCGGGTCTTATATAAACACCGCGGCACACCTCCGCCATCAAGCTCTCCGTGGTTTCAATAAGTGTCTTGGTGATACTTCCAAATCcaactcaacatctcaattcttctttgcctcccTCTTAGCACTACACTACCTCGCGGAGACTGTGGCAGGTTTACCGGACCAAGATTTCGCTACGACTCTCAACTGCCTGGTGAATTATGTGAGACTCCATCGTGGAGCTAGAGTCATGGGGGAGAGAGCTAGCACCGGCTTTGTCAACTGCAAGATATCCCAGTGGCTGATAGACGCATCGAAAGAAGAGTTCTATGACTCACATGCTGCTTCAGCGGACTATGCAGCACTGGTTTTAATGCTCGAAACGTCTGAACTCAACCACGAATCTAGAAAAGCGGGCGAGGAGGCGACTGAGGCTCTCGGGTTTGTGATGCGTCGCATTTAA